A stretch of Aedes aegypti strain LVP_AGWG chromosome 2, AaegL5.0 Primary Assembly, whole genome shotgun sequence DNA encodes these proteins:
- the LOC5567345 gene encoding odorant receptor Or2, protein MSVEKILACPIISINARVWRFWSFILKHDYMRYISIIPVTAMTVLMFTDLYRAWGNIGEVIINAYFAVLYFNAVLRVLILVHYHEEYESFLEKIADVYREIISMPDEKTKEMVQLFTKRARVMSVSNLGLGAFISACFVVYPLFTGERRLPYGMHIPGVNKFESPLYEILYVMQAVLTFPGCCMYIPFTSFFASTSLFGLIQIKSLQYRLESFKQNGTGKFNKEQRSQLEAIISDHQRVIAYVGELNGLVTYICLVELLSFGMMLCALLFLLVIIEHYAQLIIVVSYIFMIISQIFAFYWHANEVREESMAIGEAAYSGPWIELDQASKKKLLLVILRSQVPLEISVGNVYPMTLEMFQSLLNASYSYFTLLKRVYS, encoded by the exons ATGTCCGTCGAGAAGATCCTGGCCTGTCCTATCATTTCCATCAATGCCCGTGTGTGGCGCTTTTGGTCCTTCATTCTGAAGCACGACTACATGCGCTACATCAGCATCATCCCGGTTACTGCGATGACGGTGCTGATGTTCACCGATCTGTACCGAGCGTGGGGCAATATTGGCGAAGTTATTATCAACGCCTACTTTGCCGTGCTCTATTTCAACGCTGTG TTGCGAGTGCTGATTTTGGTCCATTACCACGAGGAGTACGAATCGTTCTTGGAGAAAATCGCAGACGTGTACAGGGAAATCATC TCAATGCCGGATGAAAAAACCAAGGAAATGGTTCAACTTTTTACGAAACGTGCACGAGTGATGTCGGTCTCCAATCTGGGTTTGGGTGCCTTTATCAGCGCCTGCTTTGTGGTTTATCCATTATTTACCGGCGAACGTCGACTTCCTTACGGAATGCACATCCCTGGCGTGAATAAATTCGAATCACCTTTGTATGAGATCCTGTATGTGATGCAAGCTGTGCTCACCTTTCCCGGGTGCTGTATGTACATTCCGTTTACGAGTTTCTTCGCTTCGACGTCGCTGTTCGGTTTGATTCAGATCAAATCACTGCAGTATCGGTTGGAGAGCTTCAAGCAGAATGGCACTGGGAAATTTAATAAAGAACAACGCTCTCAGCTGGAAGCCATCATCAGTGACCATCAGAGGGTGATTGCCTATGTTGGGGAGCTGAATGGTTTGGTGACGTACATTTGTCTGGTGGAACTTCTATCGTTCGGCATGATGCTCTGTGCATTGCTCTTTCTGTTGGTCATT ATCGAACACTACGCACAGCTCATCATCGTGGTGTCGTACATCTTCATGATCATTTCGCAGATTTTCGCATTCTACTGGCATGCCAATGAGGTCCGGGAAGAGAGCATGGCCATTGGGGAGGCAGCCTACAGTGGACCATGGATTGAACTGGATCAAGCGAGCAAAAAGAAACTGTTGTTGGTTATCCTCCGATCACAAGTGCCACTGGAA ATATCCGTTGGAAATGTCTATCCTATGACGTTGGAAATGTTTCAATCATTATTGAATGCATCTTACTCATATTTCACTCTTTTGAAACGTGTTTATAGCTAA